CTCTTCCTACAACCGGGGCAAAGTCCTGCCGATCAGGGACAATGAGGGCTTTATCCGCGTCTACGCCAAGGGCTTCCTGCCCCTGGACGCGGAGATCATGGCCGTCCACAAGGCCCGCCTGGACGAGCGGGCCAAGGCCGAAGGCCGCGCCGCCTCCTTCCAAATGGTGACGGACGACATCTATGCCATCAGCAAAGGCAAGCTCATCGGGAGGCCGAAATGAAGATTCAGCGAGCTGTCTTCTCGCCCGGCATCTCGGCGTTCTTCTTCGATGACCAGCGTGCCGTCAAGGCCGGCGCGGCCCACGACGGATTCGTCTATAAGGGAACGCCGGTGACCCCGGGCTTCCGAAGCATTCGCCAGGCCGGGCAGAGCGTCTCGGTCAATCTGATCCTGGAGGACGGGTCCGTCGCCGTCGGCGACTGCGCCGCCGTCCAGTATTCCGGAGCCGGGGGGCGCGATCCGCTGTTCCAGGCGGCCGAAATCATCCCCTTCCTGGAGAGCCGCATCCGGCCGCTCCTCGAGGGTCGGACGATCAATCCGTTCCGGACCATGGCGGCCGAATTCGAGGGTCTGGAGTTCGACGGCAAGCGTCTCCACACCGCGGTCCGCTACGGGCTGTCGCAAGCTCTTCTCAGCGCCCGGGCCCTGGAGCGGCGCCGGCTGATGGCCGAGGTCGTGGCCGAGGAATACGGCCAGGCCCCGCCCGACGCCCGCGTCCCCATTTTCGGGCAAAGCGGCGACAACCGCTACGAGAACGTGGACAAAATGATCCTCAAGGAGGTCGACGTCCTCCCGCACGGGCTCATCAACCACATCGACGAGAAGCTCGGCCGCAACGGCGAAAAGCTTCGCGAGTACGTCGAGTGGCTGGTCCGCCGGATCAAGGCCCTGCGCCGGCGCGAGGATTACCGGCCGGCGCTCCACATCGACGTCTACGGCACGATCGGCGCCGCCCTGGGCTTGGACGCCGGGGTCATCGCCGATTATTTGGCCGGGCTGGAAAAGGCCGCCGGCGGCCATCGCCTCTATATCGAGGGGCCGGTCGACGTCGAGGAGAAGGGCCGCCAGATCGAGACGCTGAAGGCGATCACCGAGGCCCTGCGGGCCAAGGGCTGCGGCGTCAAGATCGTGGCCGACGAGTGGTGCAACACGCTCGAGGACATCCGCGACTTCACCGACGCGGGGGCCTGCCACATGGTCCAGATCAAGACGCCCGACCTGGGCGGGGTGCAGAACATCGCCGAGAGCGTGCTGTACTGCAAGGCCCGCGGCATGGAGGCCTACCAGGGCGGCACCTGCAACGAAACCGACGTCTCGGCCCGGGCCTGTGTCCACATCGCCGTGGCCGTCCGGGCCGATCTGACCCTGGCCAAGCCCGGCATGGGCTTCGACGAGGGCTTCACCATCGTCAACAACGAGATGGAGCGCATCCTGGCCGTGGCCAAGGCCCGGCGGGAAGGAGCGACGAGATGAGAAAACGCGAAGACGAATTCCGGGTTTTATCGACCACCGCCATCTTGGGCTACGGCTTCCCCCAGGCCTCTTTCGAGGCCGGTCTGCGCCGGCGCCCGCACCTAATCGCCGTCGACGCGGGATCGACCGACCCCGGTCCCTACTACCTCGGCGCCGGCAAGTCGTTCACCAACCGGGACGCCGTCAAGCGCGACCTCCGGTTCATGCTCAAGGCCGGGATCGCCCGCGGCATCCCGGTCGTTATCGGCAGCGCCGGCGGCAGCGGCGCCCGGCCCCATGTCGACTGGTGCGAGGCCATTGTCCGCGAAATCGCCCGCGAGGAGAAGCTCAAGTTCCGGATGGCCGTCGTCTACGCCGACGTGGACAAGCGCCGGGTCCGGGCCCACCTCCGCAAGGGCGAGATCGTGCCGTTGGCCTGTGTCCCGCCGCTGGACGAAGAGACGCTGGATGCCTCCATCAACATC
The DNA window shown above is from Candidatus Aminicenantes bacterium and carries:
- a CDS encoding methylaspartate ammonia-lyase translates to MKIQRAVFSPGISAFFFDDQRAVKAGAAHDGFVYKGTPVTPGFRSIRQAGQSVSVNLILEDGSVAVGDCAAVQYSGAGGRDPLFQAAEIIPFLESRIRPLLEGRTINPFRTMAAEFEGLEFDGKRLHTAVRYGLSQALLSARALERRRLMAEVVAEEYGQAPPDARVPIFGQSGDNRYENVDKMILKEVDVLPHGLINHIDEKLGRNGEKLREYVEWLVRRIKALRRREDYRPALHIDVYGTIGAALGLDAGVIADYLAGLEKAAGGHRLYIEGPVDVEEKGRQIETLKAITEALRAKGCGVKIVADEWCNTLEDIRDFTDAGACHMVQIKTPDLGGVQNIAESVLYCKARGMEAYQGGTCNETDVSARACVHIAVAVRADLTLAKPGMGFDEGFTIVNNEMERILAVAKARREGATR